Proteins encoded in a region of the Phaenicophaeus curvirostris isolate KB17595 chromosome 1, BPBGC_Pcur_1.0, whole genome shotgun sequence genome:
- the CYSLTR2 gene encoding cysteinyl leukotriene receptor 2 — MNVSEMALNDSYNNSSFNCTIDSFKQAIYPIMYISLFFLGTVGNGLSIYVFFQPSQRKTPVNIYMQNLAISDLMYVSTLPFRATYFLMGSHWIFGDIVCRIMTYSFYVNMYYSIYILTVVSMVRFIAIVYPFKHWKVTNMKYARIICAAIWMFVLAASSPLLNNPGYSNHTKCLDLHPSSSHRLLMMNSFVLVVGFILPFCIIIICYVFAVRALLKSKTPQCKNAACRKKALSTIIITLILFLLCFLPYHILRTLYLMYSGCSQASLPVHKALVVSFCFASMNSCLDPVLYYFAAENFKSKIRSLFCR; from the coding sequence ATGAATGTTTCTGAGATGGCACTAAACGACAGCTACAACAACAGCTCCTTCAACTGTACCATTGACAGTTTCAAGCAAGCCATTTATCCCATCATGTAtatctctctcttcttcttggGCACTGTTGGAAATGGCCTCtctatttatgttttcttccagCCTTCACAGAGGAAGACCCCAGTAAACATTTACATGCAGAACTTGGCTATTTCGGATCTCATGTATGTGAGCACTTTGCCCTTTCGGGCCACGTATTTCTTGATGGGATCACATTGGATATTTGGTGATATCGTCTGCAGGATCATGACTTACAGCTTCTATGTGAACATGTACTACAGTATTTATATTCTCACTGTGGTCAGCATGGTGCGTTTCATAGCCATCGTCTACCCATTCAAACACTGGAAAGTAACCAACATGAAGTATGCCAGGATCATATGTGCAGCCATATGGATGTTCGTGTTGGCAGCCTCCAGCCCTCTGTTAAACAACCCTGGGTACAGTAATCACACCAAGTGCTTAGACCTTCACCCCTCCAGCTCACACAGGCTTCTCATGATGAACAGCTTTGTCCTCGTTGTGGGCTTCATTTTGCCATTCTGCATAATTATTATCTGCTATGTCTTCGCAGTCAGAGCATTGCTCAAGTCCAAGACTCCACAGTGCAAGAATGCAGCCTGTCGCAAGAAGGCACTGTCAACCATCATCATCACTCtcatccttttcctcctctgtttcCTGCCATATCACATACTGCGAACTCTCTACCTGATGTACAGCggctgcagccaggccagcCTGCCTGTGCACAAAGCACTGGTGGtctctttctgctttgcttccaTGAACAGCTGCCTCGATCCTGTCCTCTATTACTTTGCTGCTGAAAATTTCAAATCAAAAATCAGAAGTTTGTTCTGCAGGTAG